The Saprospiraceae bacterium genome includes a window with the following:
- a CDS encoding glycosyltransferase family 2 protein, with amino-acid sequence MNDDIEIIVIDNNSNDNTSQIVCQYTIKYENLRYVIEPQLGLSYARNRGIKEAKTDWILYLDDDAIAFPDLLKRAFYLVNRGDFDCVGGMYYGYFEGERPKWIPADFGTKLKYSNDLQICPFNIPHGGIVLYNKLILTKVGGFDAHLGMIGKKIRYGEEVILQKKIYEIKGKIAFDPDLKIYHLVNKDNRLILKNMLLYKYELGRSHKLEENPSLTERLYRFGRSTLGIPKRLLLNLVKLLISRDYFWQNLLFDSFSPFIYYLGKLR; translated from the coding sequence TTGAATGATGATATTGAAATCATTGTTATTGACAATAATTCAAATGATAACACGTCTCAGATTGTCTGTCAATATACAATAAAATATGAAAACTTACGATATGTCATTGAACCCCAATTAGGACTAAGCTATGCCAGAAATCGAGGCATTAAAGAGGCAAAGACAGATTGGATTTTATACCTGGACGATGATGCCATTGCATTTCCAGATTTGTTGAAGAGGGCTTTTTATCTCGTTAATAGAGGAGATTTTGATTGTGTGGGAGGGATGTATTATGGTTACTTTGAAGGTGAGAGACCTAAATGGATACCGGCTGATTTTGGAACAAAACTAAAATATTCAAATGATTTACAAATTTGTCCTTTTAATATACCACATGGAGGAATTGTATTATATAATAAGTTAATTTTAACTAAAGTGGGAGGTTTTGATGCGCATCTGGGAATGATCGGAAAAAAAATTAGATATGGTGAAGAAGTAATCTTGCAAAAAAAAATTTATGAAATTAAAGGAAAAATTGCCTTCGATCCTGATTTAAAAATTTATCATCTAGTGAATAAGGATAACAGGCTAATTCTAAAAAATATGCTCTTATATAAGTACGAACTTGGAAGAAGCCATAAATTAGAAGAAAATCCTTCTTTAACTGAAAGATTATACAGGTTTGGCAGGTCCACCTTAGGTATTCCGAAACGTTTGTTACTTAATTTAGTAAAATTACTTATTTCCAGAGATTATTTCTGGCAAAACTTATTATTTGATTCATTTAGCCCTTTCATTTATTATCTTGGTAAATTAAGGTAA
- a CDS encoding glycosyltransferase family 2 protein: MQVSVIIPVYNAAPFLDKCLQSAFDQPQTGEVILIDDRSTDGSWEKCEAWVKKDKRVRLFRNEGIKGAGAARNVGLRNATCEYIAFLDADDYYLDGRFDEDDKIFRSYIHIDAIASTTIISNNKGKNPVNYNLFNKSLIGPKKKFDKISILTFNTIQNFHFIALTVKKNALKINFEFDESLKQGEDLDFIYRLLHYTNTVSSNNLDPKVVYRIHDKNTTLQKTETIFYRRQLYLKLFKFTIQHKINLAVIWHNFKTYIEYDFLWFTGGKIKPKKLFKILLLPVFVYRLMFKTDISYDKDRTIHLS, from the coding sequence ATGCAAGTCTCCGTCATCATACCAGTTTACAACGCAGCTCCATTTTTGGATAAATGTTTACAATCTGCGTTTGATCAGCCACAGACAGGGGAAGTGATTTTAATCGACGACAGATCCACTGATGGAAGTTGGGAAAAGTGTGAAGCTTGGGTTAAGAAAGATAAAAGAGTGAGACTATTCAGGAATGAAGGCATCAAAGGTGCAGGAGCTGCCAGGAATGTAGGTTTGAGAAATGCCACATGTGAATATATCGCTTTTTTGGATGCGGATGATTATTATTTGGATGGGAGGTTTGATGAGGATGATAAAATATTTCGAAGCTACATTCATATTGACGCTATAGCAAGTACAACTATTATAAGTAATAATAAAGGCAAAAATCCAGTTAATTACAATTTATTTAATAAGTCATTAATTGGTCCCAAAAAAAAATTTGATAAAATATCCATATTAACATTTAATACTATTCAAAACTTCCATTTTATAGCCTTAACTGTAAAAAAAAATGCTTTAAAAATTAATTTTGAGTTTGACGAAAGTTTAAAACAAGGTGAAGATCTCGACTTTATTTATCGACTATTACATTATACTAATACCGTTTCTTCAAATAATTTGGATCCAAAAGTTGTTTATAGAATACATGATAAAAATACTACTTTGCAAAAAACTGAGACTATATTTTATCGAAGACAACTTTACTTAAAACTATTTAAATTTACAATTCAACATAAAATTAATCTTGCTGTTATTTGGCATAACTTTAAAACATATATTGAGTACGACTTTCTATGGTTTACTGGAGGTAAAATAAAACCTAAAAAACTTTTTAAAATCCTGCTATTACCAGTATTTGTTTATAGATTGATGTTCAAAACCGATATTTCGTACGATAAAGACCGGACCATTCACCTATCTTGA
- a CDS encoding glycosyltransferase family 2 protein, translating to MPFFSIIIPTYNRAHTIRRPLDSILAQTFTDWELIIVDDGSTDDTQSVVDSYHDVRISYVWQENQERSAARNHGIRLAKGEWICFLDSDDEYMNHHLETHYNCIIENPTIKAFRTGLFYFKDGNCIKKTLNSPGGFLDHYPFEHVPYFSFHSKIFNDVMFDERFFILEDMHFLLRLSKKYEIKQIDDWSYIYHSNHFNSGGVGINYVKNLMNRKACLNDMLNFSTGSVKHYVKWTICTAEIFMMFGHLKYNKIKFPKSIVDNIKILFRFPLVYLKVVLRMLYVKIGEWSGLYRTKYRF from the coding sequence ATGCCCTTCTTCTCCATCATCATCCCCACTTACAATCGTGCCCATACTATCCGAAGGCCGCTAGATAGTATATTGGCTCAGACTTTTACAGATTGGGAGTTGATCATTGTAGATGATGGCAGCACAGACGATACCCAATCTGTTGTTGATTCATATCATGATGTAAGAATTAGTTATGTCTGGCAAGAAAATCAAGAAAGAAGCGCCGCTCGAAATCATGGCATAAGATTGGCAAAAGGAGAGTGGATTTGTTTTCTTGACAGTGATGATGAGTATATGAACCACCATTTGGAAACTCATTACAATTGTATAATAGAAAATCCAACTATCAAAGCATTTAGAACTGGCCTATTTTACTTTAAAGATGGCAATTGTATTAAAAAAACTTTAAATAGCCCTGGTGGTTTCTTAGATCACTATCCTTTCGAGCATGTTCCTTATTTTTCTTTTCATTCTAAAATCTTTAATGATGTAATGTTTGATGAGCGGTTTTTTATTTTGGAGGACATGCACTTTTTACTGAGGCTTAGCAAAAAATATGAGATTAAACAAATTGATGACTGGTCATACATCTATCATTCAAATCATTTTAATAGTGGAGGTGTAGGAATAAATTACGTAAAAAACCTAATGAATAGAAAAGCATGTTTGAACGATATGCTGAATTTTAGTACAGGATCAGTAAAACATTATGTGAAATGGACTATCTGTACGGCAGAAATATTTATGATGTTTGGTCATCTAAAATATAATAAAATTAAATTTCCAAAATCTATTGTTGATAATATTAAAATATTATTTCGATTTCCTTTAGTATACTTGAAAGTGGTATTAAGAATGCTTTATGTCAAGATAGGTGAATGGTCCGGTCTTTATCGTACGAAATATCGGTTTTGA
- a CDS encoding ATP-binding protein has product MEIAQTIKSQVKILKTFGEYLEMGYYPFYLEGKSSYGLRLEQTINTILDVDLAYSIESNVENIYKLKKLLHSLANSIPFQPNISKLAGSFELSRNSLNKYLYQLDEACLLTVLLDNGKFYSHISKPEKIYMHNPNLIYVFSNQSPNVGTVRETFFVNQMRNVYQINYADKGNFLVNEKYIFEIGGKGKTYKQIADLPDSYVVSDEIITGVKNKIPIWLFGFLY; this is encoded by the coding sequence TTGGAAATTGCACAAACTATAAAGTCTCAAGTCAAGATTTTAAAAACATTTGGGGAGTATTTAGAGATGGGGTACTACCCATTTTATCTCGAAGGTAAAAGTTCTTATGGTCTAAGACTAGAACAAACCATAAATACGATACTCGATGTGGATCTAGCCTACAGCATAGAAAGTAATGTAGAAAATATCTACAAACTCAAAAAATTACTCCACTCATTGGCAAACTCCATCCCTTTTCAACCCAATATAAGTAAATTGGCAGGAAGTTTTGAATTGTCCAGAAACTCACTTAACAAATACTTGTATCAATTGGATGAGGCTTGTTTATTGACAGTACTGCTGGATAATGGTAAATTTTATAGTCATATCAGCAAACCCGAAAAAATCTATATGCATAATCCTAATTTGATTTATGTATTTAGTAACCAAAGCCCAAATGTTGGGACCGTCAGAGAGACATTTTTTGTAAATCAGATGAGGAATGTTTATCAAATCAATTATGCTGACAAAGGAAATTTTTTAGTGAATGAAAAATATATATTTGAGATAGGTGGCAAAGGCAAGACCTATAAACAGATAGCGGATCTACCTGATAGCTATGTAGTAAGTGATGAAATAATCACAGGTGTAAAAAATAAAATTCCCATTTGGTTATTTGGATTTCTATATTGA
- a CDS encoding AAA family ATPase, protein MDVLYRYHQMFLNATKASFRRDLISKINWTNRMIGIKGARGVGKTTLLAQHIAESFRNDQSALYVSMDNLAMKGMSLFEIAQQHYQSGGTHLFVDEVHKYVDWSFSLKNIYDLLPDLHVVFTGSSMMAIHKSQADLSRRAVIYDLHGLSLREFINIELGL, encoded by the coding sequence ATGGATGTTCTTTATAGGTATCATCAGATGTTTTTAAATGCTACAAAAGCTAGCTTTAGAAGGGATCTTATATCTAAAATCAATTGGACCAATAGAATGATTGGTATAAAAGGAGCAAGAGGAGTGGGCAAAACAACCCTTCTGGCACAGCACATTGCTGAATCTTTTAGAAATGATCAATCCGCATTGTACGTCAGTATGGATAATTTGGCGATGAAAGGAATGTCATTATTCGAAATCGCACAGCAACATTATCAATCTGGCGGAACCCATCTTTTTGTGGACGAAGTGCATAAATACGTAGATTGGTCTTTTTCGCTAAAAAATATTTATGACTTATTGCCTGACTTACATGTAGTATTTACAGGTTCTTCTATGATGGCAATACACAAATCTCAAGCAGATCTAAGCCGAAGAGCTGTCATTTATGATTTGCATGGATTATCGTTGAGAGAATTTATAAATATAGAATTAGGCTTGTAG
- a CDS encoding glycosyltransferase family 4 protein, translating into MALASIDNYEDFKRKGYDLILEAAKLMPDIKFSIVGITEKLKSDLNIKLDNLEIIDFIAHSEIVDMFSRYKVFLQLSMAEGLPNTLCEAMLCECIPVGSNVNGIPKAIGDTGFIINKRDVFQLELFIREALNFNDDAGLKARQRIIALFPYELRKEKLIQHIMP; encoded by the coding sequence TTGGCATTAGCTTCTATTGACAATTATGAAGATTTCAAGCGAAAGGGTTACGACTTAATATTGGAGGCAGCAAAACTAATGCCCGATATAAAGTTTTCTATTGTAGGAATTACTGAGAAACTTAAATCAGATTTAAACATTAAACTGGACAACTTAGAGATTATTGATTTCATCGCACATTCAGAAATTGTAGATATGTTTTCCAGGTATAAAGTTTTTTTACAATTGTCTATGGCAGAGGGATTACCTAATACTCTTTGTGAAGCTATGTTGTGTGAATGTATCCCAGTAGGTTCAAATGTAAATGGTATTCCTAAAGCTATTGGAGATACTGGATTTATTATAAATAAAAGGGATGTTTTTCAATTGGAATTATTTATTAGAGAAGCATTAAATTTTAATGATGACGCGGGTTTGAAAGCAAGACAAAGAATTATTGCTCTCTTTCCTTATGAACTCAGAAAGGAAAAACTAATTCAACATATAATGCCTTAA
- a CDS encoding transposase: MAHGYQIKNQNALHFLTITTVGWIDIFAYKRYREIIVDSLNFCIANKGLVVHAWVIMSNHVHLICRAEEPYLLSNLIRDFKSYTAKKILLEVQKNTESRKDWLEVVMKYHAANNKRNEEFQVWQQDNHPVELESPLWISQRLQYIHNNPVRAGITLLPEEYIYSSAKSYAGMDELVSIELLDIGPEIGYIHT, translated from the coding sequence ATGGCACACGGTTACCAAATAAAAAATCAAAACGCATTGCATTTTCTGACTATAACAACTGTTGGTTGGATTGATATTTTTGCCTACAAAAGGTACAGGGAAATAATTGTCGATAGTCTAAATTTCTGTATTGCCAATAAAGGATTAGTTGTTCATGCGTGGGTTATTATGAGTAATCATGTACATTTAATCTGTAGAGCGGAGGAGCCATATTTGCTATCAAACCTTATTCGTGACTTTAAGAGTTATACTGCAAAGAAGATATTACTGGAAGTTCAGAAAAATACTGAAAGCAGGAAGGACTGGCTGGAGGTGGTTATGAAATACCATGCAGCAAACAATAAAAGAAATGAAGAATTTCAAGTCTGGCAACAAGACAATCATCCTGTAGAATTAGAATCCCCTTTGTGGATATCACAAAGACTTCAATATATTCACAACAATCCTGTTCGTGCAGGGATTACGTTGCTTCCAGAAGAATACATATACAGTTCAGCTAAAAGTTATGCAGGAATGGATGAATTGGTCTCCATAGAGCTTTTAGATATTGGGCCTGAAATTGGGTATATCCATACTTAG
- a CDS encoding helix-turn-helix domain-containing protein, with protein sequence MENKKKERMSTNKKTELVLQLLRGESLDELCRIHHVSASQLSEWRDIFVSKGKEGFRKSSDDHRLREAQAIIGRQAIELDLYKKRWY encoded by the coding sequence ATGGAAAACAAGAAAAAAGAAAGAATGAGTACCAATAAAAAGACTGAATTGGTACTGCAATTATTGCGAGGTGAGTCACTGGATGAACTTTGTAGAATCCATCATGTATCTGCCAGTCAATTGAGTGAGTGGCGTGATATCTTTGTCAGCAAAGGTAAAGAAGGTTTCCGTAAGAGCTCGGACGATCATCGTCTGCGTGAAGCCCAAGCGATCATTGGTCGCCAAGCCATAGAGCTTGACCTGTATAAAAAAAGATGGTATTGA
- a CDS encoding DDE-type integrase/transposase/recombinase, whose product MTCIKKDGIDSSDKRKIVSMLINTEPKPNIRLALKVSDLSVGAWYDRRSLKTDKCKPGPKSVYSDVEVLQALRKYIAEPIFYLEGYKKLKVRLKEEYGIDVGKERLRRIMTENELLCHQKNRSHPLRYHHDGKIITDCPNQIWGMDIKEFHTCIGKIYLFDISDHFNSEIKGWYVNTTSNANDAMQALRNAVRAEFGNVAKDVCKGTNLKLRVDHGTQFDSKAFEDELNF is encoded by the coding sequence TTGACCTGTATAAAAAAAGATGGTATTGATTCGTCAGATAAAAGAAAAATAGTTTCCATGCTAATCAATACAGAACCAAAACCAAATATTAGATTGGCTCTTAAGGTCAGTGACCTAAGCGTAGGAGCTTGGTATGACAGGCGGTCATTGAAGACAGATAAATGTAAGCCAGGGCCAAAATCTGTGTACTCAGACGTTGAAGTGCTTCAAGCCTTAAGGAAGTATATAGCCGAGCCTATTTTTTATTTAGAAGGCTATAAGAAACTCAAGGTTAGGCTCAAAGAAGAATATGGCATCGATGTGGGTAAGGAAAGGCTAAGAAGGATCATGACAGAAAATGAGCTTCTGTGTCATCAAAAAAACAGATCACACCCACTCAGGTATCATCACGACGGTAAGATCATCACGGATTGTCCCAATCAAATCTGGGGCATGGACATCAAAGAATTTCATACTTGTATAGGAAAAATTTACTTATTTGATATCTCGGATCATTTCAATAGCGAAATTAAAGGATGGTACGTAAACACAACATCCAATGCAAATGATGCGATGCAAGCTCTCAGAAACGCTGTAAGAGCCGAGTTTGGCAATGTGGCCAAAGATGTGTGTAAAGGTACAAATCTAAAGCTCAGAGTGGATCATGGCACTCAATTTGATTCCAAAGCTTTTGAAGATGAATTGAATTTTTAA
- a CDS encoding transposase encodes MFKHFKSSAFVRSPQSNGVIERFHRTLKEQLTLINTFKNIDEIHQNIHTFVAKYNQKWLLHRLKLQSPLKYKEGNPSGNTEPEGVRH; translated from the coding sequence ATTTTTAAGCATTTTAAAAGTTCTGCCTTTGTAAGAAGCCCACAAAGCAACGGGGTTATTGAAAGATTCCACAGAACGCTCAAAGAACAATTAACCTTAATCAATACATTTAAAAATATAGACGAAATACATCAAAATATTCATACATTTGTTGCCAAATATAACCAGAAGTGGCTATTGCATAGATTGAAACTTCAATCTCCACTGAAATATAAAGAGGGGAATCCATCGGGTAATACTGAACCAGAGGGAGTCCGTCATTGA
- a CDS encoding glycosyltransferase family 2 protein, which translates to MDRELVVIIPIYNESYSIVSQLVRSILDLNLPVILVDDGSSDSYNYEGINGASLIKHSKNFGQGTALVTGMKKALEDGFMFCVHFDSDGQHDTSDILKMYNTIKSENADIVLGSRFLPNVEKSSMTIIRKIVLKIGVIINYLICGLMLTDSNNGFRLMNRKTMEILKLRSAKMAHASEIIWLVAWNKLKFSEFGINVKYTQYSLSKGQPLYKAISVFFEICRTLKSYKFGD; encoded by the coding sequence ATGGATCGAGAACTAGTAGTTATTATTCCAATATATAATGAATCATATAGCATTGTTTCACAATTAGTTAGGTCAATTCTGGATCTTAATCTGCCAGTGATATTAGTAGATGATGGGTCTTCAGACTCTTACAATTATGAAGGTATAAATGGAGCATCACTCATTAAACATTCTAAAAACTTCGGGCAAGGGACCGCATTGGTTACAGGCATGAAAAAGGCTCTCGAAGATGGGTTTATGTTTTGTGTTCATTTTGATTCGGATGGACAGCATGATACATCAGATATTTTAAAAATGTATAATACTATTAAGTCGGAAAATGCAGATATTGTTTTAGGATCAAGGTTTTTACCAAATGTTGAAAAAAGCTCAATGACTATTATTAGAAAAATCGTCCTAAAGATTGGAGTTATAATAAATTATCTAATTTGTGGTTTGATGCTAACAGATTCAAATAATGGGTTTAGGTTGATGAATAGAAAGACTATGGAAATTTTGAAATTGAGATCTGCAAAAATGGCACATGCATCAGAAATTATTTGGTTAGTTGCGTGGAACAAATTGAAATTCAGTGAATTTGGTATAAATGTAAAATATACTCAATATTCTTTATCCAAAGGGCAACCTTTGTACAAGGCCATTTCAGTATTTTTTGAAATTTGCCGAACATTAAAATCTTATAAATTTGGAGATTAA
- a CDS encoding glycosyltransferase family 4 protein has translation MREQNKKQTIALVANSTWNIYNFRLNLIDKFLAEGMDVVVIAPVDEYLTYKEQYPTVRHYGLRMMDRDSTNPIKDIFLLLELVRKYKKIKPDIILHFTNKPNIYGGIAAKIVGIKSIAVVTGLGYAFINKGLVRAMMTWLYRISGGFHQKFIFENIEDRELFAELGIVSGDRAVSVKGCGVDTTWYHPYPNGQVKDKTIFTFIGRLLYDKGIREFVEAARQIKANLQDVAFWVVGELDAENPATIDKDDLIKWVEEDIIYYHGFVKDVRPIIAESDCIVLPSYREGLPRIILEGMSMSKPVITTLSAGCSETVDVGLNGFLVEIRNVEALKEAFIHFMHLSYQQRSAMGMAGRDKAINEFDDKKIAIEIFNLVDGQL, from the coding sequence TTGAGGGAACAAAATAAAAAGCAGACTATAGCGCTGGTAGCGAATTCCACATGGAATATTTACAACTTCAGACTTAACCTGATAGATAAGTTCTTGGCCGAAGGTATGGACGTAGTGGTAATAGCACCGGTAGATGAGTATCTGACATACAAGGAGCAATATCCTACCGTGAGACACTATGGGTTGCGCATGATGGATAGAGATAGTACCAATCCCATCAAAGATATCTTTTTATTGTTGGAATTAGTACGAAAGTATAAAAAAATTAAGCCTGATATTATCCTGCATTTTACTAATAAACCCAATATCTATGGTGGCATTGCGGCAAAAATTGTGGGGATAAAATCAATAGCTGTCGTCACAGGATTGGGTTATGCATTTATCAATAAAGGGCTGGTAAGGGCAATGATGACATGGCTTTACAGAATTTCGGGCGGATTCCATCAGAAGTTTATTTTTGAAAATATTGAAGACAGAGAGTTATTTGCAGAGTTGGGTATTGTGTCGGGAGACAGAGCAGTTTCTGTCAAAGGCTGTGGTGTCGACACTACCTGGTACCATCCGTATCCCAATGGACAAGTGAAAGATAAAACTATTTTTACTTTTATAGGAAGACTGCTTTATGACAAAGGAATCAGAGAATTTGTAGAAGCGGCGAGACAAATCAAAGCGAACCTACAAGATGTAGCATTTTGGGTAGTAGGCGAGTTGGATGCCGAAAACCCCGCCACCATAGATAAGGATGACCTCATAAAGTGGGTGGAAGAAGATATCATTTACTATCACGGATTTGTGAAGGATGTAAGGCCTATTATTGCTGAGTCTGATTGTATCGTCTTGCCGTCGTATAGAGAAGGCTTACCAAGGATAATATTAGAAGGAATGTCTATGTCAAAACCTGTAATTACCACATTATCGGCAGGATGTTCCGAAACCGTAGACGTAGGTTTAAATGGCTTTTTAGTGGAAATCAGAAATGTTGAAGCATTGAAAGAAGCATTTATTCATTTTATGCACTTAAGTTACCAACAAAGATCAGCTATGGGCATGGCAGGTAGAGACAAAGCGATAAATGAATTTGATGATAAGAAGATAGCAATAGAAATTTTTAATCTTGTTGATGGTCAGCTGTAG
- a CDS encoding ATP-binding protein: MNNLDSLNRKMIAHLQNAAKYYPIVSLAGPRQAGKSTLLKLAFPEYEYVSMENPDTALLAQTDPRVFFERYSNGVIIDEAQKMPEIFSYLQDVVDADRVPGRYVLSGSQNYLLHRNITQSLAGRVDLSTLYPLDFEEMAQISNWSNNVYDMMIKGFYPGRWALDIPTKMFYNNYIRTYLERDVSDLVNVGNLTTFRAFLKLIAHRCGSQIKYNDLSNDLNISVNTLKSWVTILESGYIIFLLPPYHKNFGKRLIKSPKLYFYDTGLLCHLLGLSEEEKLSRSDKLGFIFENMVIAEKVKYNAHRHLESDLFFFRDSNGLEVDLIEVKEFNKSIMYEIKSGMTFKSEFLTPMKKLKSKDPHANINVIFNGADTIRFEDYTLMNWRNIHDYE, from the coding sequence ATGAATAATTTAGATTCATTGAATAGGAAGATGATAGCGCATTTGCAGAATGCCGCAAAGTATTACCCTATAGTGAGTTTGGCAGGACCCAGACAGGCGGGAAAATCTACGTTATTAAAACTGGCATTTCCTGAGTATGAGTATGTAAGTATGGAGAATCCTGATACTGCCTTGTTGGCACAGACAGATCCAAGAGTTTTTTTTGAAAGATATAGTAATGGAGTCATTATAGATGAGGCGCAAAAGATGCCTGAGATATTTTCATATTTACAGGACGTAGTAGATGCTGATAGGGTGCCAGGTAGATATGTATTGTCCGGCTCGCAAAACTATTTACTACATCGGAATATTACACAGTCATTAGCTGGTCGTGTTGATTTATCAACTTTATATCCTTTGGACTTTGAGGAGATGGCGCAAATTTCCAATTGGTCAAATAATGTTTACGACATGATGATCAAAGGTTTTTATCCAGGCAGATGGGCTTTAGACATACCTACGAAAATGTTCTACAATAATTATATACGTACTTATCTGGAACGGGATGTATCTGATCTGGTAAATGTAGGTAATCTTACGACGTTCAGGGCATTTCTTAAATTGATAGCACATCGGTGTGGGTCTCAGATAAAATACAATGATCTGAGCAATGACCTCAATATATCAGTAAATACTTTAAAGTCATGGGTTACCATATTGGAATCCGGTTATATCATTTTCCTATTACCACCGTACCACAAAAACTTTGGTAAGCGCCTCATAAAATCTCCAAAGTTATATTTTTATGATACCGGGCTGCTGTGTCACTTGTTAGGTCTGAGTGAGGAGGAAAAGTTGTCCAGGTCGGACAAGCTTGGTTTTATTTTTGAAAATATGGTCATCGCTGAGAAGGTGAAGTACAATGCACATCGTCATCTTGAGTCTGATTTATTCTTTTTCCGCGATAGTAATGGATTGGAAGTAGATTTAATAGAGGTAAAGGAGTTTAACAAATCTATTATGTACGAGATAAAATCCGGCATGACTTTTAAATCCGAGTTTTTAACACCAATGAAAAAGCTTAAATCAAAAGACCCTCATGCCAATATAAATGTCATTTTCAATGGAGCTGACACAATCCGATTTGAAGATTATACTTTGATGAACTGGAGAAATATACACGATTACGAATAA